The Candidatus Hydrogenedentota bacterium DNA segment TTCAATTGTCGCAACCCCGCCGCGAGCTGGTCGAACGTCTGCAGGCTGTGGTTGTTCTCGATCCGGTCCTTGTGGAACAGCGCCGCCTCCTGCACGAAATGGTATAGCGCGCCCTGGTGGACCACCGGTTTCCCGATAACCTCGTCGAGGCCGCGCGTGCGCGCGCGTTTCTCGGCCAGCGACACGAACTCGCCGCGCTCCTTCACGAACCGGCGGTACCGTTTCGCCATTTTCACATAGCTGCTGTCGTTGTCAAAGACGTACCGGATGGTGCGAAGGTAGCGTACCTGGCCCAGGCTGGGATACCAGCGGGGGGCGATGCGCGTCGGCCCGCCTTCGGGGTGGTTGTACTCGCCGCCGGCGTCGTCGCTGGTCTCGAGGATGGTCATCACGCCGGCCGTGCCGTCAAGCTGGCCCCACCAGGGCATGTAGAGCGAGCGCGAGTTGCACAGGTCGCCCGCCGAGATGGCTTGTGGCCAGTTCCCCGGCAGCAGCATCCCCTGCATGCGCGGGATCACCGACACGAATCCCGCTTCCTGTTTTGGAACGATCGCTTTGGGCCACCTGATCATGGCGAGGTCGCGTTCCTGCTCGACCGCCGCCAACTCGAACACGAGTTCGCTGCCAATTGCGTTCACACACAACCGCAGCTCGAACCCCGGCGCGTCCGGGAACTCGGCCAGAGCGATCAGCATGCCCACGGCGTAACCCGGCGCGAACGCCTCGGCTTTCCGTTGCGCCGCATCGAGAAAACTGAAGTCTTTGCCCCCTTTTTGAATGTCGCCTTTCCCGCACGGCTCGAACTGCCAGACGTGCCCGCCGGCGTTCACCTCCATCGCGAAATCGGACTTCGCCAGGCTGAAGGACAACTCGGGCGTCTCGAGGCGCCAGCGGTCGTCCAATTCTGAGAACGACCCCTGGGCCGTACTTGGGCGCTCCGCCGCGTTGGCCCACAGCCACATGCGGACGCCGTCGATGGCCAGGTAGATCGCCTTGAATTCGTCTTCGTTCGACGCGCCTTTGTCAAGCAGGGACCCGAGTTCGGCCAGCTTGGACGCTTTCTCGGCGTTCAGCGCGTCCGGCACCGTGATGGCGCCGAGGCGCTCGACATGAAACCGGAGCGTGTCGATGCGCGGCGCATACTCTTCCGCCGCCGCAAACTGGGACAACATCAGAAGAATCGAGATCATGGTTACCCCTCCACGTACGGGAAGACCGCGGACCGCAACACCCGCGGATTGCGTGCACGCATGATGGCGCAAATGCCGCAGCGAAGTCCACACGGAGGGAGACGGAGCCCGTTCCCGCCAGTACCCAAAGAAAACAGTGATGCCAGGGTGTGTCCGTCCGTGTACCCAACTACCCGGAGCGCGGCCCTGACAGGCTGCGAAGTTTCAGTGGCCGGTTGGAAAACCGGCCCTCCGTTGGGGGCGCGCAAGTGTTGATATGCCCTGCCAGCTGGCGCATCATGTGGCGCGGCCGGGTAGCCGCCAAGCCGGAATCAGGGCCTCCCGATACGCGCTGCCCGGGTCTCAACATCCTGGCAACCGACAGCGACGGAGCACGCCGCCGGGGATGGGTCGAATGGGCGCCCGGCATCGGCCAGAACAAGGGTCCCGGCAAGTTCCCGAAAGTGCTGCTTGCGGTGGATTGGAGTGGCATTTCTTTGGTATGACTTGTGGGCTCTATGCATCCTACAGGTCCCGTAACTCGACAGGGAGAATTGAACCATGACAAGAATGCAACCGGTTTACGTACGCGTCCTATTGGGATGTGTGCTGAGCGCATGCATGGCGTTGAGCCGAACCGTCGCGTCAGCCGGCGACATCGAGGCCATCCGCGAGCAGCCTGCGGCATCAATCCTGGGCTCCGAAACCATCTGGGGCCCCGCGGAGATCTACATCGGCTGGCCGACAATCGCCAAGACGCGCGAGGGCGAATTGCTTGTGGCGTTTTCGGGCGACCGCGACGCGCACATATGCCCCTGGGGCAAAACGCAGCTCGTGCGGAGCAGCGACAACGGCGCAACATGGACCCCGGCGGAGACGGTCAACAACACGCCCCTGGACGACCGCGACGCGGGCATCATCCAGACGCGGCAAGGCACGCTCGTGGTCAGTTGGTTCACGAGCCTCGCCTTCGAGAGAAACGACCAATACCGCCGGCACCGCGAGAAGCTGTCCGCCGAGACCGTGAACCAATGGTTCGGCTCCTGGATTCGCCGTTCGGAAGACGACGGCAAGACCTGGGGGAGCTACATCCGCGTCGAGACCTCCGCGCCCCACGGTCCCATCGAACTCAGCGACGGACGCCTCCTCTACGTCGGCTGTACCGGCGCGAACACCCCCGAGGAGCGCGTCGGCGTGCTGGAATCGCGCGACGACGGCCGCACGTGGACGCGTATCGGAAGCATCGCCCAGGCCGAGGGCGACGACCCCAGCCAGTGCCACGAACCCCATGTCGCGGAGACCGCCGGCGGCGCTCTGGTCGCCATGGCCCGGTACCACGGCGAGGGCGAGTTCGCCAACCATCTCCGGCAGGCGTTCAGCACCGACGGCGGCAAAACGTGGACCCGGTTCGAGCCGACGCCGATCTGGGGGTATCCGCCGCACCTGCTCCGGCTCGACAACGGCTGGCTCCTCGTCACATACGGCCGCCGCACCGAACCGTTCGGCGAGCGCGCCTGCATCAGCAAAGACGACGGCAAAACATGGGACGTCCAGAGCGAGATCGTGCTGTCCCAGGCGCCCAGCAGCGACCTCGGGTATCCCGCATCGGCCCAGCTCGGCGACGGCTCGATCCTCACCGTCTACTACGAGGTCCTCGAGAAAGGACGGAAACCGCCCCTGCGCTACACGCATTGGAAGCTGAAGTAGGAGGCGAGGCCTCGGCGGGGGATGTGAGGGCTCGGGACAGATGCGTCTCGGGCCTCTTGGCGCTCGCTTGCGCCAGTCCCTTCACGGTGTCACTCGCTTTGGATGATGTCTGTGCAGTGCTCGAAGATGATGGGGGGATTGCCGCTGGCGGGTTCGATGGTGACGTCACGAAGGGTGATGCCGTCGACCCATTCGAAACGCATCCCGGCTTTGGCCTGGATGGCCACGTGCTCGAGCGTCACGTTCTGGATGGGCAGGTGTTCGGTAGCGGTCATGCTGACAGCTTGCGCGGCGCCGCCGCAGGTGATGTTCTTGAAGGCCAGGTTACGGAACAGGGGATAGGCGCTGCCGTCCTCGGAAGCCATCCACGCGCCGTAATCCGTTTGGAGCACGATGGCGCCCTGGCCGATATCGGCCATACGGATGTTCTCGAACAGGCAGTTCTCGACGACGCCACCGCGCGATGCGTTGGATTTCAACCGAATGCCGATGAGCGAGCCGGTAAACTCGCACGAGTGGCCGTAAACGTTGCGCACGCCGCCGGACATGTCGCTGCCGATAACCATGCCGCCGTGCGTCTGTCCGGCCCGGATGTTGCGGATGACCACGTTTTCCGTGGGCCGCCCGATACGCCGTCCTTCTTCGTTGATGCCCGACTTCAGGGCAATCGCGTCGTCGCCGGCGTTTATGTCGCACGCTTCAATCAGGGCGTTCCGGGTCGAGTCGAGGTTGATCCCGTCGGTATTGGGTCCGCCGACGGTGTAGAGCGTCAATCCGCGGACGAGCACGTTTTCGCAATACACGATATGAATGGTCCAGAACGGCCCGGGTCCCGCGATTTCGAACCCCTCGAGCAACACGTTCCGGCAATTGATCGGACTGATGAACTGCGGCCGCAACCCCGCTTCGGGCGTGCCGTAAACGCGTTTCTCGGCGGGCACGTCTTTGAGCACTTGTTCGTGATAGATGCGGCGGCTCGTCTCCTCCTGGATCTTTGCCCACGGCCACCACGAGGGACCGTGTCCAAACAGTTTTCCGGGTCCCGTGACGGCGATGTTCTCGCAATCCCGGGCGTAGATGAGCGGCGAGTAGTTGTACACCTCGAATCCCGCCCATCGTGTGAAAACGGGAGGGAGATAATCCTCAGGGTCGGTGCTGAAATGCAGTTCAGCGCCCTGGTCAAGACGCAGGTTCACGTTGCTCTCGAGGTGAATCGCGCCGGTCAGCCATTTGCCCGGGGGGACCCGCACTGTCCCGCCCCCCTCCGCCGCGCACGCGGCAACAGCCTTGCGGATGGCGTCTGTGTTCTTGGTTTCGCCATCGCCTCGCGCGCCGTAGTCGCGGATATCATAGGCGCGCTCGGGAAACCGGGGGCGTTCAAGGGCAGGCATGGGAAACGGGGCTTGCAGCGGCGCGATGGCATCGGGACCGGCCGGTGCCGTTGTTGCGGGCAGACCCCATATCGCGCAGCACGCGATGACCGCCCAGCACGATGCAGTCATACGGCGAGAAACGGTTCTCAATCGCGGGCGTTTGTTCAGAGCGCGCTACTCCAATCCGTATTTCTTGATCTTGTACTGCAGGGTGGTGCGTTTCAGGCCGAGATGCTCGGCAGCCTTGGTCTTGTTCCACCGGAACCGCTCGAGGGCGGCCTGGATCATCTCGCTTTCGAGCTTGTCCGTACGTTCGATCAGCGAGCCGTGTTCCGGGGCTTCCACGGGCTCGGGTTCGTCGTCTTCCTGCACGAAGAACAGTTCCTGGGGCAACTCTTCGACCGTGACGATGCTTCCCTCGCACAACACCACCGCGCGCTCGAGCATATTCTCGAGTTCGCGAATGTTGCCCGGCCACGGGTAGCGCATGAAGAAGCTCATGACCTCGTCTTCCACGCCCGCGACCGTCTTTCCGGTCTCGGCGCTGAATCGCGCCAGAAACACGTCCACCAGCGCGGGGATGTCGTCGCGGCGGCGCTTGAGCGGCTCGGTGCGCAGGGAAAACACGTTCAGCCGGTAATAGAAATCCTCGCGGAAATCACCCTTCTCGATGGCCTCGCGGAGGTCGCGGTTGGTGGCCGCGACGATGCGCACGTCAACCTTGATGGTCTGCTGTCCGCCCACGCGCTCGAATTCGCCCTCTTGAAGCACACGCAGCAGTTTGGTCTGGATGGACGGGTCGATCTCGGCCACTTCATCTAGGAAAAGCGTTCCGGTATGGGCCTGCTCGAAGCGTCCGGCGCGTTGGCCCGTGGCGCCCGTGAAGGCGCCGCGCTCGTGCCCGAACAATTCGCTTTCGAGCACGCCCGGCGCGAGGGCTGCGCAGTTTAACGCCAGGAACGGCCGTTCGCGGCGGGGGCTCGCGTCGTGGATCGCGCGCGCCACCAGTTCTTTTCCCGTGCCGCTCGGACCCGTGATCAGCACCGAACTCCGGCTCGGGCCAATCTTGTCGATCATTTTCAACAGTTGCCTGGTTAGCTTGCTGTCGCCAATGATCCGGCGCCGGTCAACCAGTCCGGGGGCTTGCTTCCCCGGCGGCAGGGCAATGACTTCGGCTCTGTGCCGCAGAATCTTGTCAACCTTGAGCTCAATTTCCTGGAGCTTAAACGGTTTCGCGATGAAATCGAAAGCGCCCAGGCGCATCGCCTCGACAGCCGTCTCCAACGTGCCGTAGGCCGTGATTACAATGATGCTCGCGTCGACCGCGGCTTCTTTCGCGGCGCGCAACACGGCCATCCCGTCGCGGCCGGGCATTTTGAGATCCGTGATTACGACGTCAAACGGTTTTTCCTGAAGCAGCTCGATGGCTTTATCGCCGTTCGACGCCGCGCTCACGTCCAGGCCGCGGTCCGTGAACGCGGTCTCCAGCACCTGCCGGATACCCGGCTCGTCATCCACTACCAACAAACGGGCTCGTGTCTCTGTTCGCGTCACACTAGACTCCCCAAAATGCCGTCGCACAACCGGATATGGCGCCGCGCGGTTCCTTGCCTCCCCGGCAAGCATGGCGACCGGTTGAAGATACAGCGGTATCGCTCCGCTGAGCCGTTACGCGGCAGCTTAACTCTTCTATTTTGTATCACTTGTCGCGAACCGCGTCAAATGTTCAGCAGTAATTTGCGGGAACGGCATTCCCACAATTCACGAATTCCGCGCTCAGTCGCCGAATAGTTTCCGGAAATCGTCTAATTTGTCTAAATTCCGCGTGCTTTCGTCACTACCTCCGAAGAGGGAATCCAGAGCATTTCGCGCCTGGTCGCCGGCCTGGCCGCCGGTCTTCTCGGTCGAGCGGTCCGCGAACTCGAACTCGTCACAGAAATTGCATCCCGCCTTGTCGCCGACCCACTCAGTGGTAGGGATGTAGCACTGATTGTGAGCGCTGGGCTCGTAATAGCGGCAATTCAGGCAGCAATGCAGGTACCCGGAACAACTGCCGCAGATGTCTTTTGGCCCGGGTTGCTTCTTGCCCCCGCCGTCCCATTCGCTGCCGCAACGGTGACAGTATTTCATGCTGGCCGCTCCCCGTTCCCCGAACCGGTGCAAACGCCTTTCCAGCCTACCCTCACCACCATCTCCAGTCAACCAGTTGGAACCTGGCGGACGCGGCCCCCGGCGGACCCGACGGACGGGGCGGCCGTCCGAAGGCGCTGGGGAGAATCCGTCACGGTTACCCGCAGCGGTCTTGCGGGCAGGGGAGAGAGGCGGCGGCGATTCTATAAGAGATTGATTTGCAAGGGCTTAGAGTCATTATCGGCGGGCTTTGTGCGGCAAGAACGGGGAAACCCCTGTCTTTCCTGTAAATGGAAAGGCGTTTTGGTATTATGGGGGTAGTTTCCGGGGAAGTTCGCGGAAGCGGCTCAAGTTTCGGCGCGTTCCTGCCGATGAACGGTATGTAGCATCGCGCCACATAACGGGTTTTTGCACGTGGGAGAGGACCTATGGTTGGAATCAACGGAATAGGCGGCATACCTGAGCCAGTCCCTGAGCGCCCAGCCAATGTCCGCGACCGCAAGCGCGAAGTGGAAAGCGCACCCGCGCGCGAGGACGGGGTTCGCATCAGTCCCGAGGCGCAGGAAGCCGCAACCAGCGCGCGCGTGGCGAATATCGCCCGCGAAGACGACGGCATTCGCGCCGACGAGGTAGCCGCCGCGAAAGAACGGCTCGAACGGGGCGATTTTCGGTTGCCGGAGGTGGTGGCCGAGGTCGCGCGCCGGTTGAGCAAGTATTTGCCATAAAACCGATAGACAAACGCGTACGAGCGCTGTTCCCGAGCACGAGGTTACTCGTGCTCTTTGTTGTTGTGACGACGACCGGCTGCCGGATGTGGCCGTTTGGCGGGTCGGTGCCGGGAGTTGAGGAAGGCATCGCCTCGTGGTACGGCGACGAGTACCATGGCCGGGCCACGGCGTCGGGCGAGATATTTGATCAGGAAGCCATGACGGCAGCCCACCGGGAACTCCCCTTCGGCACCATCGTGCAGGTCACCAACCTGAAGAACCACCGGACGGTTGTGGTGCGGATCAACGATCGGGGGCCGTTCATTCGCGGGCGGGTCATCGACTTGTCGCGCGGCGCGGCCCGCGAACTCAACATGTTGCGCGACGGCATTGTGCCGGTTCGTCTCGAGGTGTTGGAGTGGGGCACGGGCGCGCGCCTGTGACGGCCGCGCCGTTTCAGGCAGAATAGCGGCCATGCCTGCACTCAGTATTGTCATGATCGTCAAGAACGAGGCCGGCCGTCTCGGGGAATGCCT contains these protein-coding regions:
- a CDS encoding DUF5696 domain-containing protein, producing the protein MISILLMLSQFAAAEEYAPRIDTLRFHVERLGAITVPDALNAEKASKLAELGSLLDKGASNEDEFKAIYLAIDGVRMWLWANAAERPSTAQGSFSELDDRWRLETPELSFSLAKSDFAMEVNAGGHVWQFEPCGKGDIQKGGKDFSFLDAAQRKAEAFAPGYAVGMLIALAEFPDAPGFELRLCVNAIGSELVFELAAVEQERDLAMIRWPKAIVPKQEAGFVSVIPRMQGMLLPGNWPQAISAGDLCNSRSLYMPWWGQLDGTAGVMTILETSDDAGGEYNHPEGGPTRIAPRWYPSLGQVRYLRTIRYVFDNDSSYVKMAKRYRRFVKERGEFVSLAEKRARTRGLDEVIGKPVVHQGALYHFVQEAALFHKDRIENNHSLQTFDQLAAGLRQLKAAGIDDAYVHLDGWGFYGYDNGHPDVLPVGQEQGGWDGLRAYADTCEELGYLFATHDQYRDFYLNAVSFDDRLAAVRLDGSREETSTWCGGPQTILNPRFAPGYVRRNHDLFAAHGIKVRGAYLDVFAVVPLEESTLPAHPITRSDCARYRRECFDLLRARGYVVSSEEPADYLVRSLDLVHHGPYATFPGIGGGDATGIPVPLFNLVYHDAILLPWEMGDNGGWGVPKADAGWLHCLLNAGLPYVGPGASPEQVALVNKAAALAQRLGLEEMVSHDLLDGTTRKQRTTYADGTTVTVDFDARTYVIEPEV
- a CDS encoding sialidase family protein, with product MTRMQPVYVRVLLGCVLSACMALSRTVASAGDIEAIREQPAASILGSETIWGPAEIYIGWPTIAKTREGELLVAFSGDRDAHICPWGKTQLVRSSDNGATWTPAETVNNTPLDDRDAGIIQTRQGTLVVSWFTSLAFERNDQYRRHREKLSAETVNQWFGSWIRRSEDDGKTWGSYIRVETSAPHGPIELSDGRLLYVGCTGANTPEERVGVLESRDDGRTWTRIGSIAQAEGDDPSQCHEPHVAETAGGALVAMARYHGEGEFANHLRQAFSTDGGKTWTRFEPTPIWGYPPHLLRLDNGWLLVTYGRRTEPFGERACISKDDGKTWDVQSEIVLSQAPSSDLGYPASAQLGDGSILTVYYEVLEKGRKPPLRYTHWKLK
- a CDS encoding glycoside hydrolase family 28 protein, coding for MTASCWAVIACCAIWGLPATTAPAGPDAIAPLQAPFPMPALERPRFPERAYDIRDYGARGDGETKNTDAIRKAVAACAAEGGGTVRVPPGKWLTGAIHLESNVNLRLDQGAELHFSTDPEDYLPPVFTRWAGFEVYNYSPLIYARDCENIAVTGPGKLFGHGPSWWPWAKIQEETSRRIYHEQVLKDVPAEKRVYGTPEAGLRPQFISPINCRNVLLEGFEIAGPGPFWTIHIVYCENVLVRGLTLYTVGGPNTDGINLDSTRNALIEACDINAGDDAIALKSGINEEGRRIGRPTENVVIRNIRAGQTHGGMVIGSDMSGGVRNVYGHSCEFTGSLIGIRLKSNASRGGVVENCLFENIRMADIGQGAIVLQTDYGAWMASEDGSAYPLFRNLAFKNITCGGAAQAVSMTATEHLPIQNVTLEHVAIQAKAGMRFEWVDGITLRDVTIEPASGNPPIIFEHCTDIIQSE
- a CDS encoding sigma-54 dependent transcriptional regulator; protein product: MTRTETRARLLVVDDEPGIRQVLETAFTDRGLDVSAASNGDKAIELLQEKPFDVVITDLKMPGRDGMAVLRAAKEAAVDASIIVITAYGTLETAVEAMRLGAFDFIAKPFKLQEIELKVDKILRHRAEVIALPPGKQAPGLVDRRRIIGDSKLTRQLLKMIDKIGPSRSSVLITGPSGTGKELVARAIHDASPRRERPFLALNCAALAPGVLESELFGHERGAFTGATGQRAGRFEQAHTGTLFLDEVAEIDPSIQTKLLRVLQEGEFERVGGQQTIKVDVRIVAATNRDLREAIEKGDFREDFYYRLNVFSLRTEPLKRRRDDIPALVDVFLARFSAETGKTVAGVEDEVMSFFMRYPWPGNIRELENMLERAVVLCEGSIVTVEELPQELFFVQEDDEPEPVEAPEHGSLIERTDKLESEMIQAALERFRWNKTKAAEHLGLKRTTLQYKIKKYGLE
- a CDS encoding flagellar biosynthesis anti-sigma factor FlgM, producing the protein MVGINGIGGIPEPVPERPANVRDRKREVESAPAREDGVRISPEAQEAATSARVANIAREDDGIRADEVAAAKERLERGDFRLPEVVAEVARRLSKYLP
- a CDS encoding septal ring lytic transglycosylase RlpA family protein, with translation MWPFGGSVPGVEEGIASWYGDEYHGRATASGEIFDQEAMTAAHRELPFGTIVQVTNLKNHRTVVVRINDRGPFIRGRVIDLSRGAARELNMLRDGIVPVRLEVLEWGTGARL